From Algoriphagus sp. NG3, the proteins below share one genomic window:
- a CDS encoding SDR family oxidoreductase produces MAKKVIWITGASSGIGEASVYKFIKEGYRVILSARNQEGLEKVKSSSSNPLHCKILPLDLIDQGSFAEKTKEAIAAFGHVDMILHNGGISQRSLISETPLEVDRKLMEVNYFGTVALTKALLPHFIERKTGQFGVISSLVGKFGSPYRSSYAAAKHALHGFFESLRLEHFQDNIKVSMICPGFIKTDVSKNALTADGSPLNEMDKAQENGMSAEDCAKQIYNALSRQKEEVYIGGKETMGIYLKRFVPGIFTKILLKSEVR; encoded by the coding sequence ATGGCTAAAAAAGTAATTTGGATTACTGGCGCCTCGTCAGGTATAGGGGAAGCATCCGTTTATAAATTTATAAAAGAGGGTTACCGAGTAATTCTATCGGCCCGTAACCAAGAGGGACTGGAAAAAGTAAAATCTTCCAGCAGCAATCCCCTGCATTGCAAGATTTTGCCACTTGACCTGATAGATCAGGGATCTTTTGCTGAAAAAACCAAAGAGGCCATAGCTGCATTTGGGCATGTGGATATGATACTTCATAATGGAGGTATCAGCCAGCGCTCTTTGATCTCTGAGACACCTTTAGAAGTTGACCGGAAATTGATGGAGGTTAACTACTTTGGTACTGTGGCGCTAACCAAGGCACTTTTGCCCCATTTTATAGAAAGAAAAACCGGGCAGTTTGGAGTGATTTCTTCATTGGTAGGGAAATTCGGTTCCCCCTACCGTTCAAGTTATGCGGCTGCCAAGCATGCCCTTCATGGTTTTTTTGAATCGCTACGTCTAGAGCATTTTCAGGACAATATCAAAGTGAGCATGATCTGTCCCGGCTTTATCAAGACAGATGTATCTAAAAATGCCCTGACTGCAGACGGATCCCCACTCAATGAGATGGATAAAGCACAGGAAAACGGGATGAGTGCCGAAGATTGCGCTAAGCAAATCTACAATGCGCTCTCTAGACAAAAAGAGGAAGTGTATATAGGTGGCAAAGAAACAATGGGAATCTACCTAAAACGTTTTGTACCGGGTATTTTCACCAAAATCCTTCTTAAATCAGAGGTAAGATAA
- a CDS encoding DUF4412 domain-containing protein, with protein MRSFTKYLFVILFFLGASFSSEAQFIKKIQNAANRGIENAIERKVEDEASKMTQRQLEKIFSNMYGDDSLNARGIDMESIMKGLGEPVDTESAYVFFGHLVLEMASTDEKGKAQEPVMIKSYLTKTTDYTGMELMDPKNPKSSTAMIFDVKNQASVLFLDNKGEKSSFAYKLNLDDLDDMVDAHLDTMDVNTDVILEKTGKSKDILGYSCEEYHVKTEDGEGYYWVTKDPIGGYTSFWGANSPMMTAKAQERYSKHFKDLPKGNFMEMTFTSTESGKTDMKVIEIDEAAGKTFTMQEYPNLMNSMQQN; from the coding sequence ATGAGAAGCTTTACTAAATATTTATTCGTTATTCTGTTTTTCTTGGGTGCTTCATTCTCTTCTGAAGCCCAGTTCATTAAAAAAATTCAGAACGCCGCTAATCGTGGCATAGAGAACGCTATAGAAAGAAAAGTAGAGGATGAAGCTTCCAAAATGACCCAAAGACAGCTGGAAAAAATATTTTCCAATATGTATGGGGATGATTCTCTTAACGCACGGGGCATAGATATGGAAAGTATCATGAAAGGTTTGGGAGAACCTGTGGATACAGAGTCAGCTTATGTGTTCTTTGGTCATTTAGTGCTGGAAATGGCCTCTACCGACGAGAAAGGGAAGGCGCAGGAGCCTGTGATGATCAAGTCCTATCTGACTAAAACTACCGATTACACTGGCATGGAACTAATGGATCCCAAAAACCCAAAAAGTTCTACCGCAATGATTTTTGATGTGAAGAATCAGGCTTCAGTGCTTTTCCTGGACAACAAAGGTGAAAAATCAAGTTTTGCCTACAAGCTAAACTTGGATGATTTAGATGACATGGTGGATGCACATCTGGACACTATGGATGTAAATACTGATGTAATCCTGGAAAAAACAGGCAAATCAAAAGATATATTAGGCTATAGCTGTGAAGAATATCATGTAAAAACTGAGGATGGAGAAGGATATTATTGGGTGACTAAAGATCCCATAGGGGGTTACACTTCCTTCTGGGGAGCTAATAGCCCAATGATGACTGCTAAAGCACAAGAGAGATACTCCAAGCATTTCAAAGATCTTCCTAAAGGAAATTTTATGGAAATGACATTTACCTCTACAGAAAGTGGGAAAACTGACATGAAAGTTATAGAAATAGATGAGGCAGCCGGGAAAACATTCACAATGCAAGAATATCCTAACCTCATGAATTCAATGCAGCAGAATTAA
- a CDS encoding dihydrolipoamide acetyltransferase family protein: protein MAIVEMLMPKMGESIIEGTVLTWLKKEGDTIEQDESVLEVATDKVDTEVPSTHAGVLKQILAKEGEVIAVGAPIAIIETSGEDTKPSNSTLAKEDNSKAELVATAPENTAAILASPETSMPDNLEDDRFYSPLVLSIAKKEGIAKAELSKIPGTGKDNRVTKQDMLNYLQTRISGHKVANSPIPSISAPKAQVSISGEDEIIEMDRMRKMIAHRMIESKQISAHVTSFVEADMTNIVLWRERNKHQYKEKFGESITYTPFFIEAVAKAIRDFPMINISVDGDRIIRKKDINVGMAVALPSGNLIVPIIRKADQLNLVGISKKVNELANLARNNKLNADHLAGGTYTVSNVGSFGNVMGTPIIPQPQVAIMAVGAIVKKPAVVETPTGDVIAIRHKMFLSHSYDHRVVDGSLGGRFVKRVADYLEAFDINTPL, encoded by the coding sequence ATGGCGATTGTAGAAATGCTGATGCCCAAGATGGGCGAGAGTATAATAGAGGGAACCGTGTTAACCTGGCTAAAAAAGGAAGGTGACACGATCGAACAAGATGAATCTGTGCTCGAAGTGGCAACGGATAAGGTGGACACTGAAGTCCCCTCCACCCATGCAGGGGTCTTAAAGCAAATCCTGGCTAAAGAAGGTGAGGTGATTGCTGTTGGGGCACCTATAGCTATTATAGAAACTTCAGGAGAAGATACTAAACCTAGTAATTCTACTCTGGCCAAAGAGGACAACTCCAAGGCTGAACTCGTAGCCACCGCCCCGGAAAATACCGCTGCAATTTTGGCTAGTCCTGAAACTTCCATGCCCGATAATTTGGAAGATGACAGATTTTATTCCCCTCTTGTACTGAGCATAGCCAAGAAAGAAGGAATAGCAAAGGCTGAGCTTTCCAAAATACCGGGAACAGGAAAAGATAACAGGGTAACCAAGCAGGATATGCTTAATTATCTTCAAACCCGTATTTCAGGGCATAAAGTAGCTAACAGTCCTATTCCTTCAATTTCAGCTCCCAAAGCACAGGTGAGCATTTCGGGAGAAGATGAAATCATAGAGATGGATCGAATGCGCAAGATGATCGCCCATCGTATGATCGAGTCCAAGCAGATCTCCGCCCATGTCACTTCCTTTGTAGAAGCGGACATGACTAATATTGTTCTTTGGCGGGAACGAAACAAACACCAGTACAAAGAGAAATTTGGCGAGTCGATCACCTATACTCCTTTCTTTATCGAGGCGGTGGCAAAGGCAATCCGTGACTTCCCCATGATCAATATCTCAGTAGATGGTGATAGGATCATCAGGAAAAAAGATATCAACGTGGGTATGGCAGTAGCCTTGCCTTCCGGGAATCTTATTGTGCCTATCATCAGAAAAGCTGACCAGTTGAATCTAGTAGGCATCTCAAAAAAAGTAAATGAGCTTGCCAATTTGGCGAGGAACAATAAGTTAAATGCTGACCATCTTGCTGGTGGCACTTATACAGTATCTAATGTAGGCTCTTTTGGCAATGTAATGGGAACTCCTATTATACCTCAGCCACAGGTAGCCATCATGGCTGTAGGCGCAATAGTGAAAAAACCTGCCGTGGTGGAAACTCCCACAGGAGACGTGATTGCCATCAGGCACAAAATGTTCCTTTCGCACTCCTATGATCACCGGGTAGTGGATGGTTCATTAGGTGGAAGATTCGTGAAACGAGTGGCAGATTACTTAGAGGCATTCGATATCAACACACCATTATAA
- a CDS encoding ABC transporter permease — protein MNLSYFIAKRISFKKAGGFSATIHKIAVGSLALGLAVSLISFMVLGGFQRTVSEKVYGFTGHYQVQRFTMSNAFEEAPFSLDSEFSQGYKQLPFITKVQSFAHKAALIKGDEEVEGVLMKGIGKDFDVQAFQKYVIEGRMISIPDEGTSNEVMLSQLIANKLELSVGDKITLYFVQDPPRYRRVEVVGIFQTYLENFDEKIIIGELQTIRNLNDWRKDQIGGMEIYIDDFSKIDSHVPAIENLLDFDLKLVSSEDKYLEIFDWLSLLDNNVYVFIGLIGFVAVFNMGAILFILIMERTQMIGLLKALGSTNKQIQKIFFWNGINILLRGMLIGNAIGLGIGVLQDQFKLIPLDPASYYMSYVPIHWNWPAYILINFGIVLLTAAVLWIPVMVISRVEPIRSIRFD, from the coding sequence TTGAACCTTTCCTATTTCATTGCCAAAAGAATCAGTTTTAAAAAAGCTGGTGGATTTTCGGCTACCATACACAAAATCGCAGTAGGAAGCCTTGCTTTGGGTCTGGCTGTTTCCTTGATCTCCTTTATGGTTTTGGGGGGATTTCAGAGGACAGTTTCTGAAAAAGTTTACGGGTTTACCGGGCATTACCAGGTGCAGCGGTTCACTATGAGCAATGCTTTCGAAGAGGCTCCTTTCTCCTTGGATTCTGAATTCAGTCAGGGGTATAAACAGCTTCCTTTTATCACAAAAGTCCAATCTTTTGCTCACAAAGCGGCTTTGATCAAAGGCGATGAAGAAGTGGAAGGTGTCCTGATGAAAGGTATAGGAAAGGACTTTGATGTACAGGCATTTCAGAAATATGTGATTGAAGGCAGAATGATCTCCATTCCTGATGAAGGTACAAGCAATGAAGTGATGCTCAGCCAACTGATAGCAAACAAGCTGGAGCTAAGTGTAGGGGATAAGATCACACTATATTTTGTACAGGATCCGCCCAGGTATAGGAGAGTGGAAGTTGTGGGGATTTTCCAGACTTATCTGGAAAATTTTGATGAGAAGATTATAATCGGCGAACTCCAAACTATCAGAAACCTCAATGATTGGAGAAAAGATCAAATTGGGGGAATGGAGATCTATATAGATGACTTCAGTAAAATCGACTCCCATGTCCCAGCCATAGAAAATCTCCTGGACTTTGACCTAAAACTGGTCAGTAGCGAAGATAAATATCTTGAGATTTTCGATTGGCTAAGCCTGTTGGACAATAATGTCTATGTGTTTATTGGGTTGATTGGTTTTGTGGCAGTCTTTAATATGGGGGCTATACTCTTTATCCTGATTATGGAACGCACGCAGATGATCGGGCTGCTGAAAGCTTTGGGCTCCACTAATAAGCAAATTCAGAAAATTTTCTTTTGGAATGGGATCAATATTCTTCTTCGCGGCATGCTGATAGGAAATGCAATAGGGCTAGGAATAGGGGTCTTGCAGGATCAATTTAAACTGATTCCATTGGATCCGGCGAGTTACTATATGAGTTACGTTCCTATACATTGGAACTGGCCAGCATATATCCTGATCAATTTTGGAATCGTGTTGCTTACTGCCGCTGTTTTATGGATCCCTGTCATGGTGATTTCCAGGGTGGAGCCTATTCGGTCTATCCGTTTTGATTAA
- a CDS encoding polyprenol monophosphomannose synthase has product MVHRKLVIIPTFNEKENILEMIQAVLNLSGGYELLIIDDGSPDGTGALVKSQQIAYPERLHLIEREGKLGLGTAYITGFKWALEKDYDFIFEMDADFSHNPEDLNRLYDACANGSFDLAIGSRYITGVNVVNWPMGRVLMSYFASVYVKFITGLPIKDATAGFKCYHKSVLKGIKLDEIKFVGYAFQIEMKFTSWKLGFKLIEVPIIFTDRTKGTSKMSPGIFKEAGFGVISMKIKSIFSPYQLNQNG; this is encoded by the coding sequence ATGGTCCATCGAAAACTCGTCATTATCCCTACTTTCAACGAGAAAGAAAACATCCTGGAAATGATTCAGGCAGTGCTGAATCTTTCAGGGGGATATGAGCTATTAATTATCGATGACGGTAGCCCGGACGGTACCGGAGCATTGGTAAAAAGCCAGCAAATCGCTTACCCAGAAAGATTACACCTCATAGAAAGAGAAGGTAAACTAGGCTTAGGCACGGCTTATATTACGGGGTTTAAGTGGGCACTGGAAAAAGACTATGACTTCATTTTTGAAATGGATGCGGATTTTTCGCACAATCCTGAAGATTTGAACCGTCTTTACGATGCCTGTGCCAACGGGAGCTTTGATTTAGCTATTGGTTCCCGGTATATCACTGGCGTAAATGTAGTCAACTGGCCCATGGGACGCGTGTTGATGTCCTATTTTGCGAGTGTATATGTGAAATTCATCACTGGATTACCGATCAAAGACGCTACAGCAGGATTTAAATGCTACCACAAATCCGTACTGAAAGGCATCAAGTTGGATGAAATAAAGTTTGTTGGGTATGCCTTTCAGATCGAGATGAAATTCACTAGCTGGAAATTGGGTTTCAAACTGATAGAAGTTCCCATCATATTCACCGACCGCACCAAAGGCACATCCAAAATGAGTCCCGGAATCTTCAAGGAAGCTGGTTTTGGAGTGATTTCCATGAAAATCAAAAGTATATTCAGCCCTTACCAGCTTAATCAAAACGGATAG
- a CDS encoding competence/damage-inducible protein A, which produces MKVVRAEIIAIGDELLYGQIVDTNSHWISQELDLIGVKVVRKTTVGDDRKDMLAAFASAEARADIILITGGLGPTQDDLTKPLMAEYFDCPIVENPYAVKAVTEFFQKRGREITPLNILQGHLPSCCTYVPNEVGTAPGMWFERNGKYWMSMPGVPHEMKKLMKDFVLPKLPTLFSLPVIIHRMIKTVGIGESWLADLIRDWESALPSTIRLAYLPSLGHVKLRLTGFGTVKSEIEKSIQHQIDLILPKIEQYIYGYDTESLEQAIGMLLNQHDKTVALAESCTGGYISHLITSISGSSSYFQGSVIPYHNQFKNEIVGVKEETLLSFGAVSEETVTEMAIGVRELFKSDYGLSSSGIAGPEGGTTEKPVGTVWIACAGEEFVETKKLQLTQDRMLNIQLTGIAVLNLLRICILKK; this is translated from the coding sequence ATGAAAGTAGTCAGAGCAGAGATAATCGCCATCGGAGATGAGTTACTCTATGGGCAAATCGTTGATACTAACAGCCACTGGATCAGTCAGGAATTGGATCTGATTGGGGTGAAAGTAGTACGGAAGACCACTGTTGGTGATGATCGGAAAGATATGTTGGCAGCTTTTGCTTCAGCAGAAGCACGAGCTGATATTATTTTGATCACCGGAGGATTAGGGCCTACCCAGGATGACCTGACAAAACCGCTAATGGCGGAATATTTCGACTGTCCGATCGTAGAAAATCCATATGCGGTGAAAGCTGTGACTGAATTTTTCCAAAAAAGAGGTCGGGAAATCACTCCCTTAAACATCTTGCAAGGTCACTTGCCGTCATGCTGTACCTATGTGCCCAACGAAGTTGGCACTGCGCCCGGAATGTGGTTTGAGAGAAATGGAAAATATTGGATGTCCATGCCCGGTGTTCCCCACGAGATGAAGAAACTTATGAAGGATTTCGTTCTTCCAAAACTTCCAACTCTTTTTTCCCTACCAGTAATAATCCACAGAATGATAAAAACTGTAGGGATCGGAGAAAGCTGGCTTGCGGACTTGATCAGAGATTGGGAAAGTGCACTGCCCTCAACTATACGGCTGGCCTATTTGCCTTCATTGGGACATGTAAAACTCCGTCTTACGGGATTTGGTACGGTAAAGTCGGAAATAGAAAAGTCCATCCAGCACCAGATTGACTTAATACTGCCGAAAATAGAACAATACATCTATGGCTATGATACCGAGTCCTTGGAACAGGCTATTGGTATGTTATTAAACCAACATGACAAAACTGTTGCTTTAGCGGAAAGCTGCACAGGAGGATACATTTCTCATTTGATTACAAGTATTTCAGGAAGTAGTTCGTATTTTCAAGGATCTGTAATTCCCTACCATAACCAATTCAAAAATGAAATCGTAGGGGTAAAAGAGGAGACCTTGCTATCATTTGGGGCGGTGAGTGAGGAGACTGTAACGGAAATGGCAATTGGGGTAAGGGAATTATTCAAGTCAGACTATGGGTTGTCAAGTAGTGGAATAGCGGGGCCAGAAGGTGGGACCACAGAAAAACCTGTTGGGACAGTCTGGATAGCCTGTGCCGGGGAAGAGTTTGTGGAAACAAAAAAACTTCAGCTGACCCAGGACAGGATGCTCAACATCCAACTGACTGGAATAGCCGTTCTGAACTTGCTTAGAATTTGTATTTTAAAGAAATAA
- a CDS encoding dihydrofolate reductase, protein MKISLIAALATNHIIGRDNDLVWRLPDDFKRFKRITSGHFILMGRKTFESLGKPLPNRTHIVITRNGDYQVPEGHFVFESVEKAFIFCQKMDVSHLYVIGGGEIYNQTLPLADELVITEVDASPEGDTYFPEFRREEWKVTFQEHHPADAHHEYSFTYKNYERITK, encoded by the coding sequence ATGAAGATATCACTCATAGCCGCCTTGGCTACCAATCACATCATCGGTAGGGACAATGATCTAGTCTGGAGATTGCCGGATGATTTTAAAAGGTTTAAAAGAATTACCTCAGGCCATTTCATTCTTATGGGAAGAAAGACCTTTGAATCTTTGGGTAAACCTCTCCCCAACCGTACCCATATCGTAATTACCAGAAACGGGGATTATCAGGTTCCGGAGGGACATTTTGTCTTCGAAAGTGTGGAAAAAGCATTTATTTTTTGCCAGAAGATGGATGTTTCCCATCTCTACGTAATCGGAGGAGGTGAAATCTATAATCAAACCTTGCCTTTGGCTGATGAACTCGTAATTACAGAAGTAGATGCTTCACCAGAGGGTGATACCTATTTTCCAGAATTCAGGCGGGAAGAGTGGAAAGTAACCTTCCAGGAACATCACCCTGCCGACGCGCATCATGAATACTCCTTCACATACAAAAATTACGAAAGAATCACTAAGTAG
- the fmt gene encoding methionyl-tRNA formyltransferase, which translates to MNKDLRIIYMGTPEFAVPALESLVENNWNIVGVITAPDKPKGRGQKLVASPVKEASLRLGLNILQPTNLKSPEFLDELSSLKGDLQIVVAFRMLPEAVWNMPPHGTFNLHASLLPNYRGAAPINWAIINGEKETGVTTFFLKHEIDTGSIIYQEKVAIGEEDDLGVVYEKLMHLGAQLVLKTVEDIAENKVQAKPQDESMAIHHAPKIFKETCEIDWNKPAESIHNLVRGLSPYPAAWTKFGGKICKIYKTAFTSSITTDIANGELITDNKTFLKVQTAEGVLEILELQMEGKKRMKVDELLRGFKF; encoded by the coding sequence ATGAACAAAGATCTCAGAATCATATATATGGGTACACCTGAATTCGCTGTACCTGCTTTAGAATCACTCGTAGAAAATAATTGGAATATAGTAGGAGTGATAACCGCTCCGGACAAGCCTAAAGGCCGGGGTCAGAAGCTGGTTGCCTCGCCGGTAAAAGAAGCATCCTTGAGGTTAGGCTTGAATATACTACAGCCAACAAATCTTAAATCCCCAGAATTCCTAGATGAGCTTAGTTCACTAAAAGGAGATTTACAAATAGTAGTAGCTTTCCGTATGCTGCCTGAAGCAGTATGGAACATGCCCCCACATGGCACATTCAATTTACATGCATCACTTTTGCCCAACTACCGGGGTGCGGCTCCGATCAACTGGGCGATCATCAATGGGGAAAAAGAAACCGGGGTGACTACTTTTTTTCTAAAACATGAAATTGATACCGGTAGTATAATCTATCAGGAAAAAGTAGCTATTGGGGAAGAAGATGACCTTGGGGTCGTTTATGAAAAACTGATGCATCTCGGTGCTCAGCTTGTCCTGAAAACTGTGGAAGACATTGCGGAAAACAAGGTGCAGGCCAAGCCTCAGGATGAATCAATGGCTATACATCATGCCCCAAAGATTTTCAAGGAAACATGCGAGATTGATTGGAATAAACCTGCCGAATCTATTCACAATTTAGTGCGGGGACTATCGCCTTACCCTGCTGCCTGGACAAAATTTGGCGGCAAGATCTGCAAAATCTACAAAACTGCATTTACTTCTAGTATCACAACCGATATAGCAAACGGAGAACTTATCACCGACAATAAAACATTTCTAAAAGTCCAGACAGCTGAAGGAGTTCTCGAAATCCTTGAATTGCAGATGGAAGGTAAAAAGAGAATGAAAGTGGATGAGCTACTTCGAGGTTTTAAGTTTTAG
- a CDS encoding tetratricopeptide repeat protein yields MKRHFRTLTIILLMIVSSSCTSSLQNIEQLYNNNKYEDALENLNQYLFFHVTDVKALHLRARCYEELGQLEKSKADYERIISIDNEYAQAYAGLAKLLFEQKDYDKAETRILRAATLDAEDFEVLYLLGRTMIMTQKFDKAEEFLRRASEMNPEHPKVYFYIGMSLAYQGDAEGCAAAFNHYVQREPDNMVGLYNRGFAYMNAGYLKWALEDFDAVLKKNPNHLEAMSRKGLCMTSLGDSEGCLLIQNAARKGSDFAKAQLEFCAS; encoded by the coding sequence ATGAAACGACATTTCCGTACCCTGACTATTATTTTATTGATGATTGTAAGTAGCTCATGTACAAGTAGCCTACAGAACATCGAGCAATTATACAACAATAACAAATATGAGGATGCCCTCGAAAATCTCAATCAATACCTCTTTTTCCATGTGACAGACGTCAAAGCCTTACATTTGAGAGCCAGGTGCTATGAAGAGCTTGGTCAATTAGAGAAATCCAAGGCAGATTATGAACGCATCATCTCCATAGACAATGAATATGCACAGGCATATGCAGGCCTTGCTAAATTACTTTTTGAGCAAAAGGATTACGATAAGGCAGAGACCAGGATTTTACGTGCAGCTACTTTAGATGCCGAGGATTTTGAGGTCTTGTATTTACTCGGACGTACGATGATCATGACTCAGAAATTTGATAAAGCAGAAGAATTCCTGAGGAGAGCTTCCGAAATGAATCCGGAGCATCCAAAAGTATATTTTTACATAGGAATGTCGCTCGCCTATCAAGGAGATGCTGAGGGATGTGCTGCTGCTTTCAATCACTATGTGCAGCGCGAGCCTGATAATATGGTGGGTCTATACAACCGTGGATTTGCATATATGAATGCAGGTTACTTAAAATGGGCTTTGGAGGACTTTGATGCCGTGCTCAAGAAAAACCCCAATCACCTGGAAGCCATGTCCCGCAAAGGGCTTTGTATGACTTCTTTGGGTGACTCCGAGGGCTGTCTGCTCATCCAGAATGCGGCCAGAAAAGGCAGCGATTTTGCCAAAGCCCAACTGGAATTCTGCGCTTCTTAA
- a CDS encoding DUF1343 domain-containing protein codes for MKLTKLKPFIYFLSVVLLIISYSLTTSARQEEPIPGADRPELYLDQLQGKNVGIVANQTSILTQSNNKHVVDFLLEKGIKVKKVFVPEHGFRGQADAGEKVDNTVDSKTGLPIISLYGNNKKPKPEQIADLDILVFDLQDVGVRFYTYISTMHYLMEAAGEQGKKVIIFDRPNPNGDYIAGPVLKKGFESFVGMHYIPVVHGLTVGEFAQMINGEKWLKGGLKVDLEVIPVAQWTHSTVYNLPVKPSPNLPNELSIRLYPSTCFFEGTIVSLGRGTHFPFQVYGYPDPKFGDFTFTPVSIDGMSKNPPHQDKKCYGIDLRGETLSHEFTLKYLLDAYHKSGKAQAFFNNFFNTLAGTDELKKMIMAGKTESEIIASWQEELKKYEILRAKYLLYN; via the coding sequence ATGAAGCTAACGAAACTTAAGCCGTTTATTTACTTTTTGAGTGTTGTGCTCTTAATAATAAGCTACTCGCTCACTACCAGCGCCAGACAAGAGGAGCCGATACCCGGTGCCGACCGGCCAGAACTATACCTAGACCAACTTCAGGGAAAGAATGTGGGAATAGTCGCCAACCAAACTAGTATTTTAACTCAGAGCAACAACAAGCATGTAGTTGATTTTCTTTTGGAAAAAGGCATTAAAGTAAAGAAAGTCTTTGTGCCTGAGCACGGATTTCGCGGTCAGGCAGATGCAGGGGAAAAAGTGGATAATACAGTAGATTCCAAAACAGGATTGCCTATAATCTCGCTCTATGGAAATAATAAGAAACCAAAACCTGAACAAATCGCAGACCTTGACATTCTGGTTTTTGACTTGCAGGATGTAGGAGTACGATTTTACACCTATATCAGTACCATGCATTATCTCATGGAAGCAGCTGGTGAACAGGGTAAAAAAGTCATCATTTTTGACCGGCCAAACCCCAATGGAGATTATATAGCCGGCCCAGTACTTAAAAAAGGTTTTGAGAGCTTTGTAGGGATGCATTACATTCCTGTAGTTCATGGATTGACTGTTGGAGAGTTTGCACAAATGATCAATGGAGAAAAATGGCTTAAGGGAGGATTAAAAGTTGATTTAGAAGTGATTCCGGTAGCGCAATGGACTCATAGTACAGTTTACAATCTTCCAGTCAAGCCTTCCCCTAATCTGCCAAATGAGCTTTCGATCAGATTGTATCCCAGTACGTGTTTTTTCGAAGGAACTATAGTTTCGCTGGGACGTGGCACCCACTTTCCGTTTCAGGTCTATGGCTACCCCGACCCAAAATTTGGAGACTTTACCTTTACCCCAGTGAGCATAGACGGGATGTCTAAAAACCCTCCTCATCAAGACAAAAAATGCTATGGAATAGATTTGAGAGGAGAAACACTATCTCATGAGTTCACGCTGAAATACCTACTGGATGCGTATCATAAATCTGGCAAAGCGCAGGCGTTTTTCAACAACTTTTTCAATACGTTGGCGGGAACGGATGAATTGAAGAAGATGATCATGGCTGGTAAGACAGAATCAGAAATTATAGCCAGCTGGCAAGAGGAGTTGAAAAAGTATGAAATCCTTCGCGCAAAATATTTACTATACAATTAA